One genomic segment of uncultured Desulfobacter sp. includes these proteins:
- a CDS encoding cache domain-containing protein produces the protein MMKTRISNISLITALTIASVFSGIILWNMQSTFTKFSQKNKEGLRTFYIDQQKKLIKKEVERLTKRISATKNAIIKSAEENLKDQVHSAEDFIQNVYMTHKEDQYKTHINNMITSFNWANESGYFYIISGDGTIKHHGAKPELIGKNFFSMKKKFPDFVKFLEEVKTGGSAMKTYMFYKPGEGDKLYKKLGYAVYNSAFDIIIGTGYYMDSLNEQGKEEILEFIAGDRFGYQDYGYFWIFSTDYKTIFHIDPNIYHRDLKTFHGANNKLVIKEFVDIATSKGSGFSTYYWEIPGQTITAEKISYLVYIPDWDWIVGSGFYFENFYELVGTVEEISSSLLKQEIIKNSLIIISLFVFTLVVSLFIYNRIRKIESEQKKFLNDLIQYKTVIDKSAIVSITDLHGNIIHVNDEMCEVTGFNREELLNTTHSQLSHPDNPASTYQELWETIKKGKTWRGIFKNLKKDSGYFFQKSTIVPFKDKDGKVIKYISISHDVTEVFENKSQLQKYLNYDSLTQLNNRNSLLMEIKKAKSSDLAIIDIDDFHKINETYGMKTGDEILKIFASRLSNHIHLYRYFIYRLHSDVFAVFSTQSDKNLFIIDVETALKDIVKTTFIIGDKELMISVITGYAHGSGNIMAHADAALQFAKANNIDHYAYDPLKVDNSKIYEQNIQVVKMLNRAIDEDRVVPFFQPITGSGRPKFESLMRIKDTDGGIIAPEQFLDISKQTRFYPALTKIMVKKTIDTFVDDDSRFSINISMEDIQNSETMAFIYNYALDKNVMSRMILELVESESLSSYAGAIDIIYRFKNVGAKIAIDDFGTGYSNFDYLLKIKADYIKIDGSIIKLITKDERAVDVVNSIVSYANKLKMKTIAEFISSEALSAKAKVLGVNYEQGFYHGKPEPVPDKTIF, from the coding sequence CGGCGGAAGATTTTATTCAAAATGTCTACATGACCCATAAAGAGGATCAGTATAAAACGCATATAAACAACATGATCACATCTTTTAACTGGGCCAACGAGTCGGGCTATTTTTATATTATATCCGGGGACGGTACTATCAAACACCACGGCGCCAAGCCGGAACTGATTGGTAAAAATTTTTTTTCCATGAAAAAAAAGTTCCCTGATTTCGTGAAATTTCTTGAAGAGGTAAAAACCGGTGGATCTGCCATGAAAACGTACATGTTCTATAAACCGGGCGAGGGGGACAAACTATACAAAAAGCTCGGGTATGCCGTATACAACAGCGCATTTGATATCATTATCGGCACTGGATACTACATGGACAGTCTGAATGAACAGGGTAAAGAGGAAATCCTGGAATTTATCGCCGGAGACAGATTCGGCTATCAGGATTATGGCTACTTCTGGATATTTTCAACAGATTATAAAACGATTTTTCACATTGATCCAAATATCTATCATAGGGATCTGAAAACATTTCACGGCGCAAACAACAAACTGGTCATCAAGGAGTTTGTTGACATCGCAACGTCCAAAGGCAGCGGGTTCAGTACCTATTACTGGGAAATTCCCGGACAGACCATAACGGCTGAAAAAATATCGTATCTGGTATATATTCCAGACTGGGACTGGATTGTAGGATCTGGATTTTATTTTGAAAATTTTTATGAACTTGTGGGAACGGTAGAGGAAATAAGCAGTTCTCTTCTCAAACAGGAAATAATAAAAAACAGCCTGATTATCATCTCTCTTTTTGTCTTTACGCTGGTGGTGTCTCTTTTTATTTACAACAGAATCCGAAAAATTGAGTCTGAGCAGAAAAAATTTCTCAATGATCTGATACAGTACAAAACAGTGATAGACAAAAGCGCAATCGTCAGTATTACTGATCTGCACGGAAATATTATTCACGTGAATGACGAAATGTGTGAGGTCACAGGATTTAATAGAGAAGAGTTACTGAATACTACCCACAGTCAACTCAGCCATCCGGACAACCCGGCCTCAACATACCAGGAACTGTGGGAGACCATTAAAAAGGGAAAAACCTGGCGCGGAATATTTAAAAATCTCAAAAAAGACAGTGGGTATTTTTTCCAGAAATCGACCATCGTACCGTTTAAAGATAAAGATGGCAAAGTGATTAAATATATTTCAATCAGCCATGATGTCACCGAAGTGTTTGAAAATAAATCCCAGCTTCAAAAATACCTCAACTATGACAGTTTGACCCAGTTGAACAACAGAAACAGTCTGCTCATGGAGATAAAAAAAGCTAAATCTTCAGATCTTGCTATCATTGATATAGACGACTTTCATAAAATAAATGAAACATACGGGATGAAGACCGGAGACGAAATTCTTAAAATATTTGCTTCAAGGCTTTCTAATCATATACATCTGTATCGCTATTTTATCTACAGGCTGCACTCTGATGTATTTGCCGTATTTTCCACCCAAAGCGATAAAAATCTTTTTATCATCGATGTTGAAACAGCACTTAAGGATATTGTTAAAACGACCTTCATCATCGGGGACAAGGAGTTGATGATCAGTGTCATCACGGGTTACGCGCATGGCTCAGGCAATATTATGGCCCATGCAGATGCGGCTTTGCAGTTTGCAAAAGCAAACAATATCGATCATTACGCCTATGATCCTTTAAAAGTGGATAACAGCAAGATATATGAGCAAAATATCCAGGTTGTAAAAATGCTCAACCGTGCCATTGATGAAGACCGGGTCGTGCCATTTTTCCAGCCAATCACAGGTTCCGGCAGACCAAAGTTTGAAAGCCTGATGCGTATAAAGGACACGGATGGCGGCATAATCGCTCCGGAACAGTTCCTTGATATCAGCAAACAGACCCGGTTTTATCCAGCGCTAACCAAAATCATGGTAAAAAAAACCATAGACACATTTGTTGACGATGACAGTAGATTTAGTATCAATATTTCGATGGAGGATATCCAGAACAGCGAAACAATGGCCTTTATTTATAACTATGCGCTTGATAAAAACGTTATGTCACGCATGATACTTGAACTTGTGGAGTCAGAAAGTCTGTCTTCCTATGCCGGTGCAATAGATATCATCTACAGGTTTAAAAATGTCGGCGCAAAAATTGCCATTGATGATTTTGGCACAGGATACTCCAACTTTGATTATCTGCTGAAGATCAAAGCAGACTATATCAAAATTGACGGCAGTATCATAAAACTGATCACCAAAGATGAACGGGCTGTTGATGTTGTTAACTCCATTGTTTCTTATGCAAACAAGCTTAAAATGAAAACCATTGCAGAGTTTATCTCGAGTGAGGCACTTTCAGCCAAGGCAAAAGTCCTTGGGGTCAATTATGAACAAGGGTTTTACCATGGCAAACCCGAGCCGGTCCCTGATAAAACAATTTTCTAA